Proteins encoded within one genomic window of Ascaphus truei isolate aAscTru1 chromosome 8, aAscTru1.hap1, whole genome shotgun sequence:
- the HMX2 gene encoding LOW QUALITY PROTEIN: homeobox protein HMX2 (The sequence of the model RefSeq protein was modified relative to this genomic sequence to represent the inferred CDS: deleted 8 bases in 6 codons), with protein MSSKEEATKCTPSNLSSFTIQSILQGTTSGPRSRRCQGFCRESVTSREPSPASSSEEEEQEEGWRRTRGVSGSEPGNKESRGQAPHTCSPHRCLRATQRLQDSSTHLPSQPDYTRGETLHPQSSPSGDRQRDAGDKLRDGGDRGDRQGNSKKKTRTVFSRSQVYQLESTFDMKMYLSSSERACLASSLQLTETQVKTWFQNRRNKWKRQLSAELEAAHMAHASAQTLVGMPLVFRDNALLRSPVPRSIAFPAPFYYPGSNMSLPLYNLYNKMEY; from the exons ATGAGCAGCAAAGAAGAGGCCACCAAATGCACACCCAGCAAT CTCTCCAGCTTCACCATCCAGTCCATCCTGCAGGGCACCACGTCTGGACCGAGGTCGAGGAGGTGCCAGGGTTTTTGCAGGGAGTCGGTCACCAGCCGGGAGCCCAGCCCTGCCTCATCCTCAGAGGAGGAAGAGCAAGAGGAAGGATGG AGGAGGACACGGGGTGTTTCTGGCTCTGAACCAGGCAACAAGGAATCTAGGGGCCAAGCCCCCCACACCTGCAGCCCCCATAGGTGCCTCA GGGCCACACAGCGCCTGCAAGACTCCAGCACTCATCTGCCCTCTCAACCGGACTATACTAGGGGAGAAACACTTCACCCCCAGTCCTCCCCCTcaggagacaggcagagggaTGCAGGGGACAAgctgagggatgggggggacaggggggacagGCAGGGCAACTCCAAGAAGAAAACCCGCACAGTGTTCTCCAGGAGTCAAGTCTACCAACTGGAGTCCACCTTTGACATGAAAATG TACCTGAGCAGCTCGGAGAGGGCTTGCCTGGCATCCAGCCTCCAGCTGACAGAG ACCCAAGTCAAGACTTGGTTCCAAAACCGTAGGAACAAATGGAAAAGGCAGCTATCAGCTGAGCTGGAGGCGGCCCAT ATGGCCCACGCCTCTGCACAGACACTAGTGGGAATGCCACTGGTCTTCAGGGACAATGCTCTCCTA AGGTCCCCAGTGCCCAGATCCATTGCTTTCCCGGCCCCTTTTTACTATCCTGGCAGCAACATGTCCTTACCTCTGTATAACCTGTATAACAAGATGGAATATTGA